In Curtobacterium sp. TC1, the following proteins share a genomic window:
- a CDS encoding helix-turn-helix domain-containing protein, translating to MTGSFDDVRFLTVAEVAEMMRVSKMTVYRMVHAGELPAIRFGRSFRVPESAVADVLRGGIADVG from the coding sequence ATGACCGGCAGTTTCGACGACGTGCGCTTCCTCACCGTCGCTGAGGTCGCCGAGATGATGCGTGTCTCGAAGATGACCGTGTACCGGATGGTCCACGCCGGTGAGCTCCCCGCCATCCGTTTCGGCCGGTCCTTCCGTGTCCCCGAGTCAGCCGTCGCCGACGTGCTGCGCGGTGGCATCGCAGACGTCGGCTGA
- a CDS encoding ArsR/SmtB family transcription factor, whose translation MADIFSVVADPTRRELLGTLLAAYGSDVTGGELSVGQLVERLGVSQPTVSKHLRVLRDIGLVTSREEGQHRFYRLDPEPLVSLEDWVLPFTGAVDADGMPATTAWTPDGQPVSVRRNGAAGKATVEVGTELGRVMAEASYRATAAISGAQQGWERVVDRSRKRFTRRGDED comes from the coding sequence ATGGCCGACATCTTCTCCGTCGTGGCGGACCCCACCAGGCGTGAGCTGCTCGGGACCCTCCTCGCCGCGTACGGATCGGACGTCACCGGCGGGGAACTCAGCGTCGGGCAGCTCGTCGAACGACTGGGCGTCAGCCAGCCGACGGTGTCGAAGCACCTCCGCGTCCTGCGTGACATCGGCCTCGTCACCAGCCGCGAGGAAGGACAGCACCGCTTCTACCGGCTCGACCCGGAACCGCTCGTGTCCCTGGAGGACTGGGTCCTGCCGTTCACCGGCGCGGTCGACGCCGACGGCATGCCCGCGACCACGGCGTGGACCCCCGATGGTCAACCCGTGTCGGTGCGCCGGAACGGTGCGGCCGGCAAGGCCACCGTCGAGGTCGGCACCGAGCTCGGGCGTGTCATGGCCGAGGCGTCCTACCGGGCCACCGCGGCGATCTCCGGCGCGCAGCAGGGCTGGGAGCGCGTCGTCGACCGCAGCCGCAAGCGCTTCACCCGTCGCGGGGACGAAGACTGA
- a CDS encoding TrkH family potassium uptake protein — MLDRTEPLPRHVTVTRRRGGRIVTVLRSSPSRLAIVVFIALIFVFTALFMTPWAVADRTGTPFSDALFTAASVVCVTGLATVDMATHWSVFGKVLVVIGTQIGAVGVLTFASILGLFVTRKLGLRAKLMAAGDSNPLRTHHGAVPEGQAVRLGEVGTLLATVAVSTLSIEIVLGLLLLPSVLIAGIPFWTAVGDSFYYAAMAFTNTGFSPNADGLDPFAHDYWFLTLLMIGVVAGSIGFPVIRALTKQLRTPRRWPIHVKLTLATSAVLLVGGAIVYTALEASNPTTFGEEGAGRTAFQALFLSTMTRSGGFSLVDFDQLNGSSLLVTDMLMFIGGGSASTAGGIKVTTLAVLFLAAVAEARGRQSMEAFGRRIPSDVLRVAVAIVLWGATIVAVATVVLLQITDDSLDRVLFEVISAFSTSGLSSGVSADLPESGKYVLAATMFLGRVGTVTIAAALAASQSRQLFRRPEERPIVG; from the coding sequence ATGCTCGACCGCACCGAGCCGCTCCCGCGGCACGTGACCGTCACCCGACGACGGGGCGGACGGATCGTGACGGTCCTGCGATCGTCGCCGTCGCGATTGGCGATCGTGGTGTTCATCGCCCTCATCTTCGTGTTCACGGCGCTGTTCATGACGCCGTGGGCCGTCGCGGACCGGACCGGCACGCCCTTCTCGGACGCGCTGTTCACGGCGGCCTCGGTGGTGTGCGTCACCGGCCTCGCGACCGTCGACATGGCGACCCACTGGTCGGTGTTCGGCAAGGTCCTCGTGGTGATCGGCACGCAGATCGGCGCGGTGGGCGTGCTGACCTTCGCGTCGATCCTCGGGCTGTTCGTGACGCGCAAGCTCGGGCTCCGCGCGAAGCTGATGGCCGCGGGTGACTCGAACCCGCTCCGCACCCACCACGGTGCCGTGCCCGAGGGGCAGGCCGTCCGCCTCGGTGAGGTCGGCACCCTGCTCGCCACGGTGGCCGTGAGCACCCTGTCGATCGAGATCGTCCTCGGCCTGCTGCTCCTGCCGTCGGTGCTGATCGCGGGCATCCCGTTCTGGACCGCGGTCGGCGACTCCTTCTACTACGCGGCGATGGCGTTCACGAACACCGGCTTCTCGCCCAACGCGGACGGCCTCGACCCGTTCGCCCACGACTACTGGTTCCTGACGCTCCTGATGATCGGCGTCGTGGCGGGGTCGATCGGGTTCCCCGTCATCCGTGCCCTGACGAAGCAGCTCCGCACGCCGCGCCGCTGGCCGATCCACGTCAAGCTGACCCTGGCCACGAGCGCGGTCCTGCTCGTCGGCGGTGCGATCGTCTACACCGCGCTCGAGGCCTCGAACCCGACGACCTTCGGCGAGGAGGGTGCCGGGCGGACGGCGTTCCAGGCGCTCTTCCTGTCGACGATGACCCGCTCCGGCGGCTTCTCACTCGTCGACTTCGACCAGCTGAACGGATCGAGCCTGCTCGTCACCGACATGCTCATGTTCATCGGTGGCGGCTCCGCGTCGACCGCCGGCGGCATCAAGGTCACGACCCTCGCGGTGCTGTTCCTCGCCGCGGTGGCCGAGGCCCGCGGTCGGCAGAGCATGGAGGCGTTCGGGCGCCGCATCCCCAGTGACGTGCTGCGGGTCGCGGTCGCCATCGTGCTCTGGGGAGCGACGATCGTGGCGGTCGCGACCGTGGTGCTGCTGCAGATCACGGACGACTCGCTCGACCGCGTGCTGTTCGAGGTGATCTCGGCGTTCTCGACCAGTGGTCTGTCGTCCGGCGTGTCCGCGGACCTGCCCGAGTCCGGCAAGTACGTCCTGGCCGCCACCATGTTCCTCGGCCGGGTCGGTACAGTGACCATCGCCGCAGCCCTGGCCGCGAGTCAGAGCCGGCAGTTGTTCCGCCGTCCCGAGGAGAGGCCGATCGTTGGCTGA
- a CDS encoding potassium channel family protein, producing the protein MGAISHDAPVLVIGLGRFGAATAGQLERQDREVLVVDTDAGLVQKWSDRVTHAVQADATDIDALRQIGAQDFAIAVVGTGSDLESSVLITANLVDLGIPQIWAKAISRSHGTILSRIGANHVVYPEREAGERTAHLVSGRMLDFIEFDDDFAVVKMFPPRAVRGKDLATTVIRTRFGLTVLGIKPPGSPFVPATPESIIGEDDVIIVSGSETDLERFAAFE; encoded by the coding sequence ATGGGTGCGATCAGTCACGACGCACCCGTGCTCGTCATCGGCCTCGGCCGCTTCGGCGCCGCCACCGCCGGTCAGCTCGAGCGGCAGGACCGCGAGGTCCTCGTCGTCGACACCGACGCCGGCCTGGTGCAGAAGTGGTCCGACCGCGTCACGCACGCCGTGCAGGCCGATGCGACCGACATCGACGCGCTGCGGCAGATCGGTGCGCAGGACTTCGCGATCGCGGTCGTCGGGACGGGCAGCGACCTCGAGTCGAGCGTGCTGATCACGGCGAACCTCGTCGACCTCGGCATCCCGCAGATCTGGGCGAAGGCCATCAGCCGCTCGCACGGCACGATCCTGTCCCGCATCGGCGCGAACCACGTCGTCTACCCGGAGCGTGAAGCCGGGGAGCGCACCGCACACCTGGTGTCTGGGCGCATGCTCGACTTCATCGAGTTCGACGACGACTTCGCCGTTGTCAAGATGTTCCCGCCACGGGCCGTGCGCGGGAAGGACCTCGCCACCACGGTGATCCGCACCCGGTTCGGTCTGACGGTGCTCGGCATCAAGCCGCCCGGGAGCCCGTTCGTGCCGGCGACGCCGGAGAGCATCATCGGCGAGGACGACGTGATCATCGTCTCGGGTTCCGAGACCGACCTGGAGCGCTTCGCGGCGTTCGAGTAG
- the proC gene encoding pyrroline-5-carboxylate reductase, whose protein sequence is MTIDLPRTALLGVGSMSGSVLDGLLAAGLDPATVTLTTKSEGSAAAHRERGLDATASDTDPDANRRAVRGAALVVVGVKPYVIADLLDEVAADLEPGAVLVSVAVGTTTASMESRVPAGVRVVRALPNTPIGVGHGVTGVSAGASADSDAVALASSVFTASGQVIELPETQLDALSAVSGSGPAYVFLLVEEWQRAAEALGFTPDQAALMVQGTLRGAVELLDRSDREPADLRRAVTSPKGTTERAVAVLQDADLADTFLRASRAAIARAEEIAAS, encoded by the coding sequence ATGACGATCGACCTGCCCCGTACCGCCCTGCTCGGCGTCGGCTCCATGTCCGGCTCGGTCCTCGACGGTCTGCTCGCCGCCGGGCTCGACCCGGCGACGGTGACCCTCACGACGAAGTCCGAGGGGTCCGCCGCCGCCCACCGGGAGCGCGGGCTCGACGCCACCGCGAGCGACACCGACCCCGATGCGAACCGCCGTGCTGTCCGTGGCGCGGCGCTCGTCGTCGTCGGCGTGAAGCCGTACGTGATCGCGGACCTGCTCGACGAGGTCGCCGCGGACCTGGAGCCCGGTGCGGTGCTGGTCAGCGTGGCGGTCGGTACCACCACCGCGAGCATGGAGTCGCGGGTACCGGCCGGTGTGCGCGTCGTCCGTGCGCTCCCGAACACGCCCATCGGCGTCGGCCACGGTGTCACCGGGGTCAGCGCCGGCGCGTCTGCGGACTCCGACGCCGTCGCGCTCGCGTCGTCGGTGTTCACCGCCTCGGGGCAGGTGATCGAGTTGCCCGAGACGCAGCTCGACGCCCTGTCCGCGGTCTCCGGCTCGGGTCCGGCCTACGTCTTCCTGCTGGTCGAGGAGTGGCAGCGAGCCGCCGAGGCGCTCGGCTTCACCCCGGACCAGGCGGCCTTGATGGTGCAGGGCACGCTGCGCGGCGCCGTGGAGCTGCTCGACCGGTCGGATCGCGAGCCAGCCGACCTGCGGCGTGCCGTCACTAGCCCGAAGGGCACCACCGAGCGGGCCGTCGCGGTGCTGCAGGATGCCGACCTGGCCGACACCTTCCTGCGCGCGTCGCGCGCCGCGATCGCGCGCGCGGAGGAGATCGCCGCGTCGTAG
- a CDS encoding cation diffusion facilitator family transporter, with amino-acid sequence MSASGGTKAILAALGANVGIAIVKFIAAAISGSASMLAEGVHSLADSANQLLLLLGGRRARRAADEEHPFGYGRERYVYAFVVSIILFSVGGVFSLYEGIEKLTHPHPLENWWLPLVVLVIAIGLEGFSLRTALKEARPQKGTLSWVQFVRRAKAPELPVVMLEDTAALLGLVFALFGVGLTAITGNGVFDAIGTIFIAALLIAVAVVLGIETKSLLVGEGATAADVERIKHAVLDGPEVDAIIHIKTLYLGPDELMVGVKVAVDGDRRLGDVAAGIDTVEHRVRTAVPIARVIYVEPDVLRTGPRPPTEAIVILAAD; translated from the coding sequence GTGAGCGCTTCTGGAGGCACGAAGGCGATCCTCGCCGCACTCGGTGCGAACGTCGGCATCGCGATCGTGAAGTTCATCGCGGCCGCGATCAGCGGGTCCGCGTCGATGCTGGCCGAGGGCGTGCACTCCCTGGCCGACTCCGCGAACCAGCTCCTCCTGCTGCTCGGCGGACGCCGTGCCCGTCGCGCCGCCGACGAGGAGCACCCCTTCGGCTACGGGCGCGAACGCTACGTGTACGCCTTCGTCGTCTCGATCATCCTGTTCTCCGTCGGTGGCGTGTTCTCGCTCTACGAGGGCATCGAGAAGCTCACCCACCCGCACCCGCTCGAGAACTGGTGGCTGCCGCTCGTCGTGCTCGTCATCGCGATCGGGCTCGAGGGCTTCTCGCTCCGCACCGCACTGAAGGAGGCCCGGCCGCAGAAGGGCACGCTCAGCTGGGTCCAGTTCGTCCGCCGCGCCAAGGCCCCGGAGCTGCCCGTCGTCATGCTCGAGGACACCGCGGCACTGCTCGGCCTGGTCTTCGCCCTGTTCGGCGTCGGGCTGACCGCGATCACCGGCAACGGGGTGTTCGACGCGATCGGCACGATCTTCATCGCCGCCCTGCTCATCGCCGTCGCGGTCGTCCTGGGCATCGAGACGAAGAGCCTGCTCGTCGGCGAGGGCGCGACCGCCGCCGACGTCGAGCGGATCAAGCACGCGGTGCTCGACGGCCCGGAGGTCGACGCGATCATCCACATCAAGACCCTGTACCTGGGCCCGGACGAGCTCATGGTCGGCGTGAAGGTCGCCGTCGACGGCGACCGCCGCCTGGGGGACGTCGCCGCAGGCATCGACACGGTCGAGCACCGCGTGCGCACCGCGGTGCCGATCGCCCGGGTCATCTACGTCGAGCCCGATGTGCTCCGCACCGGTCCGCGTCCGCCGACCGAGGCGATCGTCATCCTCGCCGCTGACTGA
- a CDS encoding nucleoside deaminase, producing the protein MERALDEARACLATGDVPVGAVVLDRDGVVVAVGRNEREALQDPTAHAEVLALRAAAAVTGDWHLDGHTLVVTLEPCPMCAGAILAARVPRVVFGAWDPKAGATGSVYDIARDRRLPHRSEVVGGVLERECAALLDAFFSQRRG; encoded by the coding sequence ATGGAACGCGCGCTCGACGAGGCCCGCGCGTGCCTGGCGACCGGCGACGTCCCCGTGGGGGCGGTGGTGCTCGACCGCGACGGCGTGGTCGTCGCCGTCGGCCGGAACGAGCGCGAGGCACTGCAGGACCCGACCGCGCACGCCGAGGTGCTCGCGCTCCGTGCGGCGGCCGCGGTGACGGGGGACTGGCACCTCGACGGGCACACGCTCGTCGTGACGCTCGAGCCGTGCCCGATGTGCGCCGGGGCGATCCTGGCAGCGCGCGTGCCGCGGGTCGTGTTCGGTGCCTGGGACCCCAAGGCGGGCGCGACCGGCAGCGTCTACGACATCGCCAGGGACCGCCGGCTGCCGCACCGCTCCGAGGTCGTCGGCGGCGTGCTCGAGCGCGAGTGCGCCGCGTTGCTCGACGCCTTCTTCAGTCAGCGGCGAGGATGA
- the upp gene encoding uracil phosphoribosyltransferase, protein MRVHVADHPLITHKLSVLRDRTTPSPTFRALTEELVTLLAYEATRNVRVTATPIDTPVAHTMGVSIAKPRPLVVPILRAGLGMLEGMVKLVPTAEVGFLGMARNEETLEPQTYAERLPDDLSGRQCFVLDPMLATGGTLAAAIDFLFARGAEEVTCVCILGAPEGLAMVEQAVGDRNVSIVLGALDEKLDENGYIVPGLGDAGDRLYGLAE, encoded by the coding sequence ATGCGAGTCCACGTCGCCGACCACCCGCTCATCACCCACAAGCTCTCGGTGCTCCGCGACCGGACCACACCCTCCCCCACGTTCCGCGCCCTGACCGAAGAGCTCGTCACGCTCCTCGCGTACGAGGCCACGCGCAACGTCCGGGTCACCGCGACGCCCATCGACACCCCCGTGGCGCACACCATGGGCGTCTCGATCGCCAAGCCGCGTCCGCTCGTCGTCCCGATCCTGCGTGCCGGTCTCGGCATGCTCGAGGGCATGGTCAAGCTCGTGCCGACGGCCGAGGTCGGGTTCCTCGGCATGGCCCGCAACGAGGAGACCCTCGAGCCGCAGACCTACGCCGAGCGCCTGCCCGACGACCTGTCCGGCCGGCAGTGCTTCGTGCTCGACCCGATGCTGGCCACCGGCGGCACCCTCGCCGCCGCCATCGACTTCCTGTTCGCCCGCGGCGCCGAAGAGGTCACCTGCGTGTGCATCCTCGGTGCCCCGGAGGGGCTCGCGATGGTCGAGCAGGCCGTCGGCGACCGCAACGTCTCGATCGTGCTCGGCGCCCTCGACGAGAAGCTCGACGAGAACGGGTACATCGTCCCCGGTCTCGGCGACGCCGGCGACCGCCTCTACGGACTGGCCGAGTAG